From Streptosporangiales bacterium, the proteins below share one genomic window:
- a CDS encoding 2Fe-2S iron-sulfur cluster binding domain-containing protein codes for MTPIELTVNGVAHRVVVADDDLLLDVLRDQVGCTSTREGCGVGACGACTVLVSGASVSSCLARAVRYDGADITTADGLPTDDDVVSCFVEQGAMQCGYCIPGFVLMTHELLADNTEPGDDEIARHLEGNICRCGSYPEIRSAIHQAAGNRRANS; via the coding sequence GTGACGCCGATCGAGCTCACCGTCAACGGGGTCGCACACCGGGTCGTCGTCGCCGACGACGACCTGCTGCTCGACGTGCTGCGTGACCAGGTCGGGTGCACGAGCACCAGGGAGGGCTGCGGCGTGGGCGCCTGCGGCGCCTGCACGGTGCTGGTGTCTGGCGCGAGCGTGAGCAGCTGCCTGGCCCGCGCCGTGCGTTACGACGGCGCGGACATCACGACAGCCGACGGGCTACCGACCGACGATGACGTCGTCTCGTGCTTCGTCGAGCAGGGCGCCATGCAGTGCGGTTACTGCATTCCCGGCTTCGTGCTCATGACGCACGAGCTGCTCGCGGACAACACGGAACCGGGCGACGACGAGATCGCCAGGCACCTGGAAGGCAACATCTGCCGGTGCGGCAGCTACCCGGAGATCCGCAGCGCGATCCACCAGGCCGCCGGGAATCGGCGGGCCAACAGCTAG
- a CDS encoding molybdopterin-dependent oxidoreductase, protein MAGGGEMTTAVGGRWPRSDGRARVRGELFYAADLPVPKCLEVAVHRSTRPHARITAIDAEPARRVPGVVAVVTGADLAAEFGDRLHSGPAFSDQPPLAVDRVRYVGEPVVAVLAHDRKTARQAAATVTVEYGDLPAVHDVDDAVRGGAYVHDELRPSTVFADLRHLSGKRETNVNYEFLLRHGDAEEQAAAAATTVDGEFWCPPTQHVPIELPYTAAWPEGDRLTLLTTTQTPSYVRQAISDLLDLPLGRVRVTTAPLGGGFGAKMYDRLEPLAATLAWLHRKAVRIAVTREEAFVLTTRHGVAVTASMAADDDGRVVAGVADVRYDTGAYADIGPRIAAKSGMVATGPYRLESALVRSRCIYTNKPSAGPYRGFGVPQVTWAHESLVDELARQRGEDPAAFRRRNLLREGDESVLGTTMHSADFVGCLDAVTATLDWDAPLPPAPDGYLRGRGVAVGIKAVLTPTISNAVLQLNQDGSATLLISTVDMGQGSDTIMAQIVAEVLCLDEGKVRVVGADTDVTPYDTITAGSRSTYHTGNAVRRAAEAMRDRLTDIAAASFGVAATDVKLTGDGLSCPQSGQSTRLDALVESHFGARGTTLTTEAGFVTEWVPYDKATGRSPRITEHWFAGAAAAQLTVDTRTGRVHVEHLAIAGDVGRAINPKLVEQQLTGAALMGLGQALFDELVIDEGKVRNGNLLDYQLPSMTDVPDQLTPIIVESPHRTGPYGAKGVGETTLIPLAPAIANAVRDATGIRLTTLPLTPERVLTALEGGAA, encoded by the coding sequence ATGGCAGGAGGTGGCGAGATGACCACGGCCGTCGGTGGGCGGTGGCCGAGGAGCGACGGACGTGCCCGGGTGCGTGGCGAGCTGTTCTACGCCGCCGATCTGCCGGTGCCCAAGTGTCTCGAGGTCGCCGTCCACCGTAGTACCCGTCCGCACGCGCGGATCACCGCGATCGACGCTGAACCGGCGCGGCGGGTGCCCGGCGTCGTCGCGGTGGTGACCGGAGCTGACCTGGCCGCCGAGTTCGGTGACCGCCTGCACAGCGGCCCGGCGTTCTCCGACCAACCGCCGCTGGCCGTGGACCGGGTACGGTACGTCGGCGAGCCGGTCGTGGCCGTACTCGCCCACGACCGCAAGACCGCACGGCAGGCGGCAGCCACCGTCACCGTCGAGTACGGCGACCTGCCGGCCGTGCACGACGTCGACGACGCCGTCCGCGGCGGCGCGTACGTGCACGACGAGCTGCGACCATCCACGGTCTTCGCCGACCTGCGGCATCTCAGCGGCAAGCGGGAGACGAACGTCAACTACGAGTTCCTGCTCCGCCACGGCGACGCCGAGGAGCAGGCCGCGGCCGCCGCGACCACGGTGGACGGCGAGTTCTGGTGCCCGCCGACACAGCACGTGCCGATCGAGCTGCCGTACACGGCGGCATGGCCGGAGGGTGACCGGCTCACCCTGCTCACCACCACGCAGACCCCGTCGTACGTACGGCAGGCGATCTCCGACCTGCTCGACCTGCCGCTCGGCCGGGTCCGGGTCACCACGGCGCCGCTCGGCGGCGGGTTCGGCGCGAAGATGTACGACCGGCTCGAGCCGCTCGCCGCCACGCTCGCCTGGCTGCACCGCAAGGCGGTGCGGATCGCCGTGACGCGCGAGGAAGCGTTCGTGCTGACCACCAGGCACGGGGTCGCCGTGACGGCGAGCATGGCCGCCGACGACGACGGACGGGTCGTCGCGGGAGTAGCGGACGTACGCTACGACACCGGCGCCTACGCGGACATCGGCCCGCGGATCGCCGCCAAGTCCGGCATGGTCGCGACCGGCCCGTACCGGCTGGAGAGCGCGTTGGTCAGGTCCCGGTGCATCTACACCAACAAGCCGTCGGCCGGCCCGTACCGCGGGTTCGGGGTACCGCAGGTCACCTGGGCACACGAGTCACTCGTGGACGAGCTGGCCAGGCAGCGCGGCGAGGACCCGGCGGCGTTCCGTCGCCGCAACCTGCTGCGCGAAGGCGACGAGTCGGTGCTCGGCACCACCATGCACAGCGCCGACTTCGTCGGCTGCCTGGACGCGGTGACCGCCACGCTCGACTGGGACGCTCCCCTGCCACCGGCACCTGACGGCTACCTGCGCGGCCGCGGGGTCGCCGTGGGGATCAAGGCCGTGCTCACCCCGACGATCTCCAACGCCGTGCTGCAGCTCAACCAGGACGGCTCGGCGACGTTGCTCATCAGCACCGTGGACATGGGCCAGGGCAGCGACACGATCATGGCGCAGATCGTCGCTGAGGTGCTCTGCCTGGACGAGGGCAAGGTGCGGGTGGTCGGCGCGGACACCGACGTCACGCCGTACGACACCATCACCGCGGGCAGCAGGTCGACCTACCACACCGGCAACGCCGTCCGCCGTGCCGCGGAAGCTATGCGCGACCGGCTCACCGACATCGCGGCGGCGTCGTTCGGCGTGGCCGCGACCGACGTCAAGCTCACCGGCGACGGGCTGAGCTGCCCGCAGTCCGGACAGAGCACGCGGTTGGACGCACTCGTGGAGAGCCACTTCGGCGCCCGCGGCACGACGCTCACCACGGAGGCGGGGTTCGTCACCGAGTGGGTCCCGTACGACAAGGCCACCGGGCGCTCGCCGCGGATCACCGAGCACTGGTTCGCCGGCGCCGCGGCCGCGCAACTCACTGTCGACACCCGCACCGGGCGCGTCCACGTGGAACACCTCGCGATCGCCGGCGACGTCGGCCGCGCGATCAACCCGAAGCTGGTCGAGCAGCAGCTCACCGGCGCCGCGCTGATGGGGCTCGGGCAGGCGCTGTTCGACGAGCTGGTCATCGACGAGGGCAAGGTGCGCAACGGCAACCTGCTCGACTACCAGCTGCCTTCGATGACCGACGTCCCCGACCAGCTGACGCCCATCATCGTGGAGAGCCCGCACCGCACCGGCCCGTACGGCGCGAAGGGCGTAGGCGAGACGACGCTCATCCCGCTCGCACCGGCGATCGCGAATGCCGTACGCGACGCGACCGGCATCCGCCTCACCACGTTGCCACTGACGCCGGAACGCGTGCTCACCGCGCTTGAAGGAGGTGCGGCGTGA
- a CDS encoding molybdopterin dehydrogenase yields the protein MAAFYRPSSLDEACQLLSGPARPAVYAGGTAIPLFATQGLPTPTDLVDLSGVAGLDDLSVTADGLRLGPLVTIRRLERDPQVADAAPLLAKAAAEVAHPRIRNVATIGGSIGYADPRLDTLGSLLVLEARIDVVSAAGSRSVAAREFFVGRHATALAPGELVAGVELPRQPPGSGAAFAKYTSLAEADWPCASVAALALAPAEDRRELRLGLGAVADVPVFVSVQLPTGATVDDAIDAAEQAAQPLIRPTVDVRGSASYKRKLALVAIADATRQAWQEVAR from the coding sequence ATGGCGGCGTTCTACCGGCCGAGTTCGCTGGACGAGGCGTGCCAGCTGCTCAGCGGGCCGGCACGGCCGGCGGTGTACGCAGGGGGCACGGCGATCCCGCTGTTCGCCACCCAGGGACTGCCCACCCCCACCGACCTGGTCGACCTCTCCGGCGTCGCCGGGCTCGACGACCTCTCCGTCACGGCGGACGGCCTCCGGCTCGGTCCGCTGGTCACGATCCGGCGGCTGGAACGCGACCCGCAGGTGGCCGACGCCGCACCACTGCTGGCGAAGGCGGCCGCGGAGGTGGCGCACCCCAGGATCAGGAACGTCGCCACGATCGGCGGCAGCATCGGCTACGCCGACCCCAGGCTCGACACGCTCGGCAGCCTGCTGGTCCTCGAGGCACGCATCGACGTCGTCTCGGCGGCCGGCAGCAGGAGCGTCGCCGCGCGCGAGTTCTTCGTTGGACGGCATGCGACGGCGCTCGCGCCCGGCGAGCTCGTCGCCGGCGTCGAACTGCCGCGGCAGCCGCCTGGGTCGGGCGCCGCGTTCGCGAAGTACACGAGCCTCGCGGAGGCCGACTGGCCGTGCGCCTCGGTGGCGGCGCTCGCGCTCGCACCCGCCGAGGACCGGCGCGAGCTGCGGCTCGGCCTCGGCGCGGTCGCCGACGTGCCCGTCTTCGTCAGCGTCCAGCTGCCGACAGGCGCCACGGTGGACGACGCGATCGACGCGGCCGAGCAGGCGGCGCAGCCGCTGATCCGGCCGACAGTCGACGTGCGCGGCAGCGCTTCGTACAAGCGGAAGCTGGCCCTCGTCGCCATCGCGGACGCGACCCGGCAGGCATGGCAGGAGGTGGCGAGATGA